A single window of Excalfactoria chinensis isolate bCotChi1 chromosome 13, bCotChi1.hap2, whole genome shotgun sequence DNA harbors:
- the ABLIM3 gene encoding actin-binding LIM protein 3 has protein sequence MSTSTVPYQQNPYTAGSSSTVIQCYRCGDTCKGEVVRVQSNHFHIRCFTCQVCGCDLAQSGFFFKNQEYICTHDYQQLYGTRCDSCGDFITGEVISALGRTYHPKCFVCSTCRKPFPIGDKVTFSGKDCVCQNCSHSLISTKPIKIHGPSHCAGCKEEIKQGQSLLALEKQWHVSCFKCQTCGIILTGEYISKDGVPYCESDYHAQFGIKCETCDRYISGRVLEAGGKHYHPTCARCVRCHQMFTEGEEMYLTGSEVWHPICKQAARAEKKLKHRRTSETSISPPGSSIGSPNRVICAKVDNEILNYKDLAALPKIKAIYEVQRPDLISYEPYHRYTSDETLERYSYGESLGTLSPYSQDIYESFDIRQRRASSPGYIDSPTYSRQGMSPTIPRSPHHFYRSGTESGRSSPYYSQLDVRSSTPTSYQAPKHFHIPAAGESNIYRKPPIYKRHDNNPAATKSKTSEDIAQTSKYSPAYSPDPYYHSESEYWSFQGSPKAPRARRFSSGGEEDGYERGMHKIQSGIGRLILREEMKARSNSYADPWTPPRSSASSREALHTAGYEGSLNGSPRMHYLADSDPLISKSASLPAYRRNGLHRPPSAELFHYDSTNAVNWGMREYKIYPYELLLVKTRGRNQLPKDVDRTRLERHLSQEEFYQIFGMTIAEFDRLALWKRNELKKQARLF, from the exons TGTGCGGCTGCGACCTGGCCCAGTCGGGCTTTTTCTTCAAGAACCAGGAGTACATCTGCACCCACGACTACCAGCAGCTTTACGGCACCCGCTGTGACAGCTGCGGGGACTTCATCACCGGGGAGGTCATCTCGGCGCTGGGCAGGACCTACCACCCCAAGTGCTTCgtctgcagcacctgcag GAAGCCGTTCCCCATTGGGGACAAGGTGACGTTCAGCGGGAAGGATTGCGTCTGCCAGAACTGCTCCCATTCGCTCATCAGCACCAAACCCATCAAGATCCATGGGCCCAGCC ACTGCGCAGGCTGCAAGGAGGAGATCAAGCAGGGCCAGTCCCTCCTGGCACTGGAGAAGCAGTGGCATGTCAGCTGCTTCAAGTGCCAAACGTGTGGGATCATCCTCACCGGAGAGTACATCAGCAA GGATGGAGTCCCATACTGTGAGTCTGACTACCACGCGCAGTTCGGCATCAAGTGTGAGACGTGTGACCGGTACATCAGCGGCAGGGTCCTGGAG GCTGGAGGGAAGCACTACCACCCCACCTGCGCCCGCTGCGTGCGCTGCCACCAGATGTTCACCGAAGGAGAGGAGATGTACCTCACAG GCTCTGAGGTGTGGCACCCCATCTGCAAGCAGGCAGCCCGGGCAGAAAAGAAGCTGAAG CACAGAAGGACATCAGAAACCTCCATCTCACCACCCGGCTCCAGCATCGGCTCCCCCAACAGAGTCATCTGC GCTAAAGTGGATAATGAGATCCTTAATTACAAAGACCTGGCAGCTCTTCCCAAGATTAAAGCCATCTACGAAGTGCAGCGTCCTGACCTCATTTCGTATGAGCCCTATCACAGATACACATCGGATGAGACGCTGGAGAGATATAGCTATGGGGAG TCCTTGGGGACCCTCTCCCCGTACTCACAG GACATCTACGAGAGCTTCGACATCCGGCAGAGACGAGCCTCCAGCCCCGGCTATATCGACTCCCCCACCTACAGCCGGCAGGGCATGTCCCCCACCATCCCAAGGTCCCCCCATCACTTCTACCGCTCAG GCACAGAGAGCGGGCGCAGCTCCCCCTACTATAGCCAGTTAGATGTGAGGTCTTCTACTCCAACCTCATACCAAGCACCCAAGCATTTCCACATTCCAG CCGCTGGTGAGAGCAACATCTACAGGAAACCTCCCATCTACAAGCGGCACG ACAACAACCCTGCAGCcaccaaaagcaaaaccagtgaGGACATTGCACAGACGTCCAAGTACAGCCCTGCCTACTCCCCCGACCCCTACTATCACTCCGAGTCAGAGTACTGGTCCTTCCAGGGATCCCCCAAAG CTCCCCGAGCCCGACGGTTCTCATCAGGAGGTGAAGAAGATGGCTATGAGCGGGGCATGCACAAG ATCCAGAGTGGCATCGGCAGGCTGATCCTGAGGGAGGAGATGAAGGCACGCTCCAACTCCTATGCAGACCCCTGGACCCCACCccgcagctctgccagcagtaGAGAAGCCCTGCACACGGCTGGCTATGAGGGCTCCCTCAATGGCT CCCCCCGGATGCACTACCTGGCTGACAGTG ATCCCCTCATTTCCAAGTCGGCCTCTCTCCCTGCCTACAGGaggaacgggctgcacagg CCGCCCAGTGCGGAGCTTTTCCACTACGACAGCACCAACGCCGTCAACTGGGGGATGCGAG AGTACAAG ATTTACCCCTATGAGCTGCTCCTGGTGAAGACAAGGGGAAGGAACCAGCTGCCCAAGGACGTGGACAGGACTCGGTTAGAG CGGCACCTCTCCCAGGAGGAGTTCTACCAGATCTTTGGCATGACCATCGCCGAGTTCGACCGCCTGGCCCTCTGGAAGAGGAACGAGCTGAAGAAGCAGGCGCGGCTGTTTTAA